The region TTCAGTAGAGCCAATGGGAAAAATAATGCCTGAGGATGTTTCTAAATAACGCTCAACTTCTTGCCAGGTGCAGAGATGCAGTTGCATATGGTTTCTCCTAAATCGTGCTGTTGAGATCAATCATGGAAGGCTATGGTAACTTTACGAACAAGCTAGTTCTATCACTAAGAGAACCGCTCACGACAGGAGTTGCTGCAATGGTTTGACTAAGCCAGGAAGATTACTATGAATCGTGTCCCAGACGATCTCTGGCTCCACACGGAAATACTCATGAGCCATGACATTTCTCATATCACTCATGATCCGCCAGGGGATTGCAGGATTCTGCGCTTTCACCTCTCCTGGAATATTTAGGGCGGCTTCACCAATCACAATAAAGTCGTAGAGGACTGCCTTCATAAGAGTTTTGTTATCTGAAAATTCTGAAAACGTCATGCTAGAGGTTGATTTCTGGATTCTATCTATCGCGTTCAGAATATCTTGTACTCGTAACGACCAACTTCTAGAAGACACGCACGATATCCTTCAAGACAGGCTCTCGCAAATTCTTGCGTAGTGATTTGACAGTCCCAATATCAACCGAGCAACCAAGCAGTGATTCCAAGTAGTGCTGAACTTCAAAAAGACCAAACAGCCCTACAGGTTGAGAGAATTCCACTAGAAAGTCAGCATCACTATCTGGTCCGGCCTGATTACGAGCAACAGACCCAAACAGATCCAATGACCTGACACCCAGTTCTTGAAGCTGTTGCTGATGGGCTTTGACAATTGATAAAAGTTTTTGCCGTTGCATTAGAATCTAAGGGCTGTCAACAGATAGAAGAAGCCAACACAGCAGACCGGAGCTGCTTACACCAATGATAAGCGATCACCCAAAGTCGCGCTCCCCAGAGATGCAGGCCTCGTGATGGACTCACTGACGCTCTTCGACGAAAGAAATGACTATCAGAAAAACTGCAGACGTAATCATTGCCACATTCTGTATTGAGAATGAGCTGCTACTGCTGCTCTCAGACCGAGACTTCCTCACATTTGTCGAACCTTTTGGTTTGGTCGAGGCATCTGTCACTGGCCGCTAACTCCGC is a window of Acaryochloris thomasi RCC1774 DNA encoding:
- a CDS encoding HepT-like ribonuclease domain-containing protein, with the protein product MSSRSWSLRVQDILNAIDRIQKSTSSMTFSEFSDNKTLMKAVLYDFIVIGEAALNIPGEVKAQNPAIPWRIMSDMRNVMAHEYFRVEPEIVWDTIHSNLPGLVKPLQQLLS
- a CDS encoding nucleotidyltransferase family protein: MQRQKLLSIVKAHQQQLQELGVRSLDLFGSVARNQAGPDSDADFLVEFSQPVGLFGLFEVQHYLESLLGCSVDIGTVKSLRKNLREPVLKDIVRVF